In Vibrio atlanticus, the following proteins share a genomic window:
- a CDS encoding ATP-binding cassette domain-containing protein → MSALLEVSDLSKDFTTRSGLFRKKIHQAVKPVSFSLEAGQTIGFIGQNGSGKSTLARMLAGMVEPTAGEIRVNGEKLEHKDYSTRCKLIRMIFQDPNTSLNPRIQIGRILEGPLKRNTNMPPEARMRRVKDTLLRVGLLPEHAYFYPQMLAAGQKQRVCLARALILQPSIIVADEALNGLDMAMRSQIINLFLELQEEMGVSFVYVSQHIGIVKHITDKIIVMHEGNVVESGETHEVLTNPTHQITQRLVESHFYKAPSH, encoded by the coding sequence ATGAGTGCATTATTAGAGGTCAGTGATTTATCTAAAGACTTTACGACTCGCTCTGGTCTTTTCCGTAAAAAGATTCATCAGGCAGTGAAGCCAGTCAGCTTTTCCCTTGAAGCGGGACAGACTATTGGTTTTATCGGTCAGAATGGGTCGGGGAAATCGACATTAGCTAGAATGCTAGCGGGTATGGTGGAACCAACAGCAGGTGAGATCCGAGTGAACGGTGAAAAGCTAGAACACAAAGACTACTCAACTCGCTGTAAACTGATTCGAATGATCTTCCAAGATCCGAACACCTCGCTAAACCCACGCATCCAGATTGGTCGAATCCTTGAAGGACCATTGAAGCGAAATACCAACATGCCACCAGAAGCCCGCATGCGCCGCGTAAAGGACACATTATTACGTGTTGGGCTTCTACCAGAACATGCTTACTTCTATCCTCAGATGCTTGCTGCAGGCCAGAAGCAGAGGGTTTGTTTGGCTCGCGCATTGATACTTCAGCCTTCCATCATTGTTGCTGATGAAGCGTTGAATGGTTTGGATATGGCGATGCGTTCGCAAATCATCAATCTGTTCCTAGAACTTCAAGAAGAGATGGGCGTATCGTTCGTTTATGTTTCCCAACACATCGGCATTGTTAAACACATCACAGATAAGATCATCGTCATGCACGAAGGCAATGTGGTTGAAAGTGGCGAAACACATGAAGTACTGACTAACCCAACTCACCAAATCACACAAAGGTTAGTTGAGAGCCACTTCTATAAAGCACCAAGCCATTAA
- the torE gene encoding trimethylamine N-oxide reductase system protein TorE, with product MSDVNKIETGEKRSLEWKSFLFIAVVLFPILSVAFVGGYGFLVWALQVFVFGPPGAHGGM from the coding sequence ATGAGTGATGTTAATAAAATTGAAACTGGCGAAAAACGCTCGTTGGAGTGGAAGTCTTTCCTCTTCATCGCGGTGGTTCTCTTTCCAATATTAAGTGTGGCTTTTGTAGGCGGTTACGGCTTCCTAGTTTGGGCACTGCAAGTGTTTGTATTCGGACCTCCTGGTGCTCACGGCGGCATGTAA
- a CDS encoding ABC transporter permease, with amino-acid sequence MQDVIDISWWQLLFFSSLLLLPITINHKLKLGLGKEASVSIIRMVIQLFLVGLYLEYLFTLNSLWVNLLWLFAMIIVGASSIVEKSRLPKNLLLAPIAVSLAVTCVPIVLFICFFIIKPTPVFNAQYLIPIAGMLLGNSLSSNIVALQNLFGAFETQKSEYEAAIALGASPSYAAAPFVRNAIQKAMSPIMASMATTGLVTLPGMMTGQILGGASPMIAIKYQLMIMLAIFVMMSCSLALALQLSLKTSLTKEGRVLAQIQPSK; translated from the coding sequence ATGCAAGACGTTATTGATATATCTTGGTGGCAGTTATTGTTCTTCAGCTCACTTCTCTTGCTACCCATTACCATCAACCACAAGTTAAAACTCGGCCTTGGTAAAGAGGCTTCTGTCAGCATAATCCGTATGGTTATTCAGCTATTTCTAGTGGGACTTTACCTAGAATACTTGTTCACCTTAAATAGCTTATGGGTCAATTTACTGTGGCTATTTGCAATGATCATCGTTGGGGCAAGCTCAATTGTTGAAAAATCTAGGCTCCCCAAAAACCTACTTTTAGCTCCTATAGCCGTTAGCCTTGCTGTAACTTGTGTACCTATTGTCTTGTTTATCTGCTTTTTCATCATTAAACCGACACCGGTTTTTAACGCACAGTACCTTATCCCTATTGCAGGGATGCTGTTAGGTAATAGCTTAAGCAGTAATATCGTGGCATTGCAGAATTTGTTTGGGGCTTTTGAAACGCAGAAATCAGAGTACGAAGCGGCTATCGCTTTGGGCGCGTCTCCTTCCTATGCAGCCGCGCCTTTTGTTCGTAATGCGATACAGAAAGCGATGTCACCAATTATGGCCTCTATGGCAACTACAGGCTTAGTCACGCTACCGGGAATGATGACAGGACAGATCTTAGGTGGTGCATCACCAATGATCGCGATTAAGTATCAGTTGATGATCATGTTAGCTATCTTCGTGATGATGAGCTGCTCTTTAGCACTTGCACTTCAGCTCTCATTGAAGACATCTCTTACTAAAGAAGGCCGAGTTCTCGCGCAAATACAGCCTTCGAAATAG
- the torC gene encoding pentaheme c-type cytochrome TorC, with protein MKSFLVKLWRTMTRPAVHISLGVLTMGGFIAGVIFWGGFNTALEHTNTEEFCVSCHTMRDNVYVELQETVHWKNTSGVRATCPDCHVPHEWTAKIARKMQASKEVFAQVFGDLDTPEKFEARRIELAKHEWDRFSSNKSLECKNCHNYDSMDFENMRPTARIQMKNAAERDQSCVDCHKGIAHNLPMDMASASGIVGELENVASSTSYANGSDVISIRHLPMYTDETATVEAGLLSPASKVAVIDEKGDMIKIQIDGWRKAKGFGRVIQEDFGMNISTAILTKEVSQSDVITVGEKKEDELTGLPWEEVNLALWMKKESMVDNFDPIWNAAGQAYQSNCSTCHSQPDEAHFSANGWVGMLDGMIAFVNFDTDTEALVLKYLQKHSSDFSEGHH; from the coding sequence ATGAAATCATTTTTAGTTAAATTATGGCGCACAATGACTCGCCCTGCAGTACACATCAGTCTTGGTGTACTAACTATGGGTGGCTTTATCGCCGGTGTTATTTTCTGGGGCGGTTTTAACACAGCTCTAGAGCACACAAATACAGAAGAGTTTTGTGTAAGTTGTCACACCATGCGTGACAATGTTTACGTAGAGCTACAAGAAACAGTTCACTGGAAAAACACTTCTGGTGTACGTGCTACTTGTCCTGACTGTCACGTTCCACATGAATGGACAGCAAAAATCGCTCGTAAGATGCAAGCATCTAAAGAAGTATTCGCTCAAGTATTTGGTGACCTAGATACACCTGAGAAATTCGAAGCTCGTCGTATCGAACTGGCTAAACACGAATGGGATCGTTTCTCTTCGAACAAATCTCTAGAGTGTAAAAACTGTCACAACTACGATTCAATGGACTTCGAGAACATGCGCCCAACAGCGCGTATCCAGATGAAGAATGCAGCAGAACGTGATCAAAGCTGTGTTGACTGTCATAAAGGTATTGCTCACAACCTTCCAATGGATATGGCATCAGCAAGCGGTATTGTTGGCGAGCTAGAAAATGTAGCAAGCAGCACATCTTACGCAAATGGTTCTGACGTGATCTCTATTCGTCACCTACCAATGTACACAGATGAAACAGCAACGGTTGAAGCGGGTCTACTAAGTCCTGCAAGTAAAGTTGCGGTTATCGACGAAAAAGGCGACATGATCAAGATTCAAATCGATGGTTGGCGTAAAGCGAAAGGCTTCGGACGTGTAATCCAAGAAGACTTCGGTATGAACATCTCAACTGCAATCTTGACCAAAGAAGTATCTCAAAGTGACGTTATCACTGTTGGTGAGAAGAAAGAAGATGAGCTTACTGGCCTTCCATGGGAAGAAGTTAACCTAGCACTTTGGATGAAGAAAGAGTCTATGGTTGATAACTTCGATCCAATTTGGAACGCAGCGGGTCAAGCGTACCAATCTAACTGTTCAACGTGTCACTCACAGCCAGATGAAGCTCACTTCAGCGCTAACGGTTGGGTAGGCATGTTAGATGGTATGATTGCATTCGTTAACTTCGATACAGATACAGAAGCACTTGTTCTTAAGTATCTACAGAAGCACTCATCAGATTTTTCTGAAGGCCATCACTAA
- a CDS encoding DUF2927 domain-containing protein yields the protein MLPRASMLSLLLALLPFNAASTPLTWLDRTFVETAFYHVALQHEYSQGDKLLAKWKQPIKIWIDHRVGDEELHQELTELHVQHLSQVTQHPIKIVTRESDANVKWIYTRQSQWIAEAKTVLKLKSTQHLNSAICTAGYRTNSKGEIVYAGIVIPVDQARARGKLVACIVEEITQVLGLPNDSDKAYPSIFNDHTPEDLLSPLDVVLLKLLYEPQLKVGMTKEQAKPVVRKILKRYSKTGVLQQASKAAQQAPLYQLIGY from the coding sequence ATGTTACCAAGAGCTTCAATGCTTTCCCTCTTGTTGGCGCTGCTGCCCTTTAATGCAGCAAGCACACCACTCACATGGCTAGATAGAACCTTCGTTGAAACTGCCTTTTATCACGTCGCACTTCAACACGAATATTCACAAGGCGACAAGCTCCTCGCTAAATGGAAACAACCTATTAAGATATGGATCGATCACCGAGTCGGCGACGAAGAGCTTCATCAAGAACTCACCGAATTGCACGTCCAGCACCTATCGCAAGTCACCCAACATCCGATTAAAATCGTCACACGAGAATCGGATGCAAACGTTAAATGGATATACACAAGGCAGAGTCAGTGGATAGCTGAAGCCAAAACTGTACTCAAACTGAAATCGACACAGCATCTAAACAGCGCTATCTGTACTGCAGGTTATCGAACTAATTCCAAAGGGGAGATTGTATATGCAGGAATTGTGATCCCAGTAGATCAAGCGAGAGCAAGAGGAAAGCTGGTCGCATGTATCGTGGAAGAGATCACACAGGTTCTAGGCCTGCCGAATGATTCAGATAAAGCCTACCCTTCTATTTTCAATGATCACACGCCAGAAGACTTGTTATCCCCCTTAGATGTAGTGCTGCTAAAGCTACTGTATGAACCTCAATTGAAAGTGGGAATGACAAAAGAACAGGCAAAACCAGTTGTGCGAAAAATACTGAAAAGATACAGCAAAACAGGTGTACTTCAGCAAGCTTCTAAAGCAGCACAGCAGGCGCCTTTGTATCAACTTATTGGGTATTGA
- a CDS encoding putative manganese transporter, translated as MDRLISFLPSSSAAKTTQFSLSFKRLLLPISLAALVAAPATRELTVTTLSDAFWAVSCYVALTLAIYHWLSLYINKDNVFNKLVHQSRSNQVVFAALMGALPGCGGAIVVTTQFISGKLGFGAVVAVLVSTMGDAAFLLIASEPKTGLAMMAMGVIVGTASGRIINLFHADDFLRPKQAERNEAENSCASQPQDQSPVSKKAINLQGYLWSVLIIPGAAVALLGSFQIDVNQLLTLPDMSMEWTGTILLISSMFLWGLTREIEDYKSAVSEDEKCIGSHPLQKTAQDTNFVTAWVVVAFLFFEFGSVLANVDFATLFSSWGMMLPLAGVLMGLLPGCGPQLLVTSLYLSGALPLSAQVGNAISNDGDALFPAIAMAPKAALVATLYSGIPALICAYGYWFMFEI; from the coding sequence ATGGATCGACTAATCTCTTTTTTGCCAAGCAGCAGCGCTGCGAAAACAACTCAGTTTTCACTGTCTTTTAAGCGCCTGCTTTTACCTATTTCACTTGCGGCGTTAGTTGCAGCTCCTGCTACGCGAGAATTGACGGTCACTACCTTGTCTGACGCCTTCTGGGCAGTGTCATGTTACGTTGCGCTAACCCTAGCGATTTACCACTGGTTAAGTCTATACATCAACAAAGATAACGTCTTCAATAAGCTCGTCCATCAATCTCGTTCAAACCAAGTTGTATTCGCCGCGCTAATGGGGGCATTGCCAGGCTGTGGGGGAGCGATTGTGGTCACCACACAATTTATTTCAGGCAAACTCGGATTTGGTGCGGTTGTGGCTGTACTCGTCTCAACCATGGGTGACGCGGCCTTCCTGTTAATTGCTAGCGAACCCAAAACAGGTTTAGCCATGATGGCGATGGGTGTAATCGTGGGTACCGCCTCAGGACGAATCATAAACTTGTTTCACGCAGACGACTTTTTACGCCCGAAACAGGCAGAGAGAAATGAAGCGGAAAACAGCTGTGCCTCACAACCTCAAGATCAAAGCCCTGTCTCTAAAAAAGCGATAAACCTTCAGGGTTACCTATGGTCCGTGCTTATTATTCCGGGAGCCGCTGTTGCCCTGCTTGGCTCTTTTCAAATCGATGTAAACCAGTTGCTCACACTGCCTGACATGTCTATGGAATGGACGGGCACTATTTTGCTGATTAGCTCGATGTTTTTGTGGGGGCTTACTCGTGAAATTGAGGATTACAAATCGGCCGTAAGTGAAGATGAAAAATGTATAGGTTCTCATCCACTACAAAAAACAGCTCAAGATACAAACTTTGTCACTGCATGGGTGGTGGTCGCTTTTCTTTTCTTCGAGTTTGGCTCTGTGCTTGCAAATGTCGATTTTGCGACGCTATTCTCAAGCTGGGGTATGATGCTCCCCCTGGCGGGTGTGTTGATGGGTTTACTGCCGGGGTGTGGTCCGCAATTGTTGGTCACTAGCCTTTACCTTTCGGGTGCACTGCCACTTTCAGCTCAGGTCGGTAACGCAATTTCAAATGATGGTGATGCTTTATTCCCTGCTATCGCAATGGCACCAAAAGCGGCTCTTGTAGCCACATTATATTCAGGCATACCCGCATTAATCTGTGCATACGGTTATTGGTTTATGTTCGAAATTTAA
- a CDS encoding DUF2750 domain-containing protein: MTTQLDDKKIAEINKYTGEQRLKYCVKEIVANREVWILTDEHGCVMLNTEDEDCVPVWPNQEFAESWATGDWSECKAESISLNKWHSRWTNGLEDDELAVVVFPNEQEEGVILFPDEFDFELKKQAAKS, translated from the coding sequence ATGACTACACAGCTAGACGATAAAAAAATCGCTGAAATCAATAAGTATACGGGTGAGCAACGCCTGAAGTACTGTGTGAAAGAAATCGTAGCGAACCGTGAAGTATGGATCTTAACCGATGAACACGGTTGTGTAATGCTGAACACAGAAGATGAAGACTGTGTTCCTGTATGGCCAAACCAAGAGTTTGCGGAGTCTTGGGCGACGGGTGATTGGTCGGAGTGTAAAGCGGAGTCTATCTCATTAAACAAATGGCATAGCCGTTGGACTAACGGTCTAGAAGACGACGAGCTTGCCGTTGTTGTGTTCCCGAACGAACAGGAAGAAGGTGTTATCTTGTTCCCAGATGAGTTCGACTTCGAGCTGAAGAAGCAGGCTGCTAAAAGCTAA
- the sapC gene encoding putrescine export ABC transporter permease SapC: MLTNNVYQEEQIPTQFERFWRSFRGNNLAMFGLWCLVLIILITITSPWLAPHDAQEQTGHLLTPPSWDPAGTVEYFLGTDDLGRDILSRLIIGSQLTFGAAVVITFIAAVIGCLIGVLAGMTRGLLSSTLNHLLDTVMSIPSLLLAIIFVAFLGFGEFNILLALCLALIPRFIRSVYIAVHAEVEKDYILASRLDGANDFYLLWNSILPNILTVVALEITLALSVAILDITALGFLGLGAQAPSTEWGSILGDSVELIYLAPWTVTLPGLAIMFTVIVINLVGEGVRQALNAGIE; this comes from the coding sequence ATGCTAACAAATAACGTCTACCAAGAAGAACAAATTCCAACCCAATTCGAGCGTTTCTGGCGCAGCTTCCGTGGCAATAATCTCGCAATGTTTGGACTATGGTGTTTGGTCTTGATCATTCTGATCACCATCACTTCACCATGGCTAGCACCGCATGATGCTCAAGAGCAGACGGGGCACCTACTAACACCTCCTTCTTGGGATCCTGCTGGAACAGTTGAGTATTTTCTAGGTACTGATGATTTAGGGCGAGATATTCTATCCCGTCTGATTATTGGCTCTCAGCTGACATTTGGTGCCGCAGTCGTGATTACCTTTATCGCGGCAGTCATCGGTTGTCTGATTGGCGTACTTGCAGGTATGACTCGTGGGTTGCTATCAAGCACGCTAAACCACCTGCTTGACACGGTAATGTCTATTCCGTCGCTGCTACTCGCGATTATCTTCGTGGCATTTCTTGGCTTTGGCGAGTTTAATATCTTGCTAGCCTTATGTTTGGCATTGATTCCACGCTTTATTCGTTCGGTATACATTGCCGTGCATGCAGAAGTAGAAAAAGACTATATTTTGGCTTCTCGCCTTGATGGTGCGAATGACTTCTACCTGTTATGGAATTCAATCCTTCCTAATATTCTTACTGTGGTGGCACTTGAAATTACACTGGCATTGTCAGTCGCCATTCTTGATATCACGGCCTTGGGTTTCTTAGGGCTTGGCGCTCAAGCACCCAGTACCGAATGGGGCTCAATTTTGGGTGACTCTGTAGAGCTGATTTACCTTGCGCCATGGACAGTAACTCTACCCGGCTTAGCCATTATGTTTACAGTGATCGTGATTAACCTTGTCGGTGAAGGTGTTCGCCAAGCGCTAAATGCAGGAATCGAATAA
- the torA gene encoding trimethylamine-N-oxide reductase TorA, producing the protein MAITRRSFLKGVATTSAASVIGPSLLASASASAAETDGAWKVSGSHWGAFRARVYAGKVQEIKPLEIDQHPTEMLKGIKGIIYSPSRVRYPMVRLDWLKKHKYSADTRGNNRFIRVTWDEALDLVYRELERVQKDYGPWALHTGQTGWRQTGQFHSCTNHMQRAMALHGYSVKKIGDYSTGAGQTIMPYVLGSTEVYAQGTSWELILENSDNIVLWGNDPVKNLQVGWTCETHESFAYLEQLKEKVAKKEINVVSVDPVQNKTGRYLENEQMYINPQTDVAFMLGVAHVLYNEGLYDKKFIETYCLGFEDFIKYVQGETKDKVEKTPEWASAICGASADSIREFAKMLVNGRTQILVGWSIQRQQHGEQPYWMCAVIAAMVGQIGLPGGGISYGHHYSGIGVSSTGFAAPGSFPLNIDQGQSPKHTNTDYNGYSRVIPVARWVDSLLEPGKKIKANGSTVTLPDIKMMVFSGNNPWHHHQDRNKMRKAFKSLQTVVAVDFAWTATCRHSDIVLPACTQWERNDIDGYGAYSGRGLIAMHKLVDPLFQSKTDFEIMSSLTKRWGRYDDYTRGMDEMQWVKSLYDECRASNEGSFEMPEFAEFWEKGFLDFGKGKPWTRHASFREDPEINALGTPSGFIEITSRTVGNMGYEHCQEHPMWFEKSERSHGGPGSDKHPYWLQSCHPDKRLHSQMCESEEWRATYAVQGREPIYINPIDAKKKGIKDGDVVRVFNDRGQLLAGAVLMDSYAPGVVRIEEGAWYGPINEKVGALDTYGDPNTLTQDIGTSELAQATSANTCLVNFEKFQGKLPPVTSFGGPIEVS; encoded by the coding sequence ATGGCAATTACAAGAAGAAGTTTTCTGAAAGGTGTCGCTACTACAAGTGCGGCATCGGTTATCGGTCCAAGCTTATTGGCGTCGGCATCAGCGTCTGCAGCAGAAACAGACGGCGCGTGGAAAGTCTCTGGTTCTCACTGGGGTGCATTCCGAGCTCGCGTTTATGCGGGTAAAGTACAAGAGATTAAACCTCTAGAAATCGATCAACACCCAACTGAGATGTTGAAAGGTATTAAAGGTATTATCTACAGCCCATCACGTGTGCGTTACCCAATGGTTCGCCTAGATTGGTTGAAGAAGCATAAATACAGCGCTGACACGCGTGGTAACAACCGCTTTATTCGTGTGACTTGGGATGAGGCACTAGACCTTGTTTACCGCGAACTAGAGCGCGTACAGAAAGATTACGGTCCATGGGCGCTTCACACAGGTCAAACTGGTTGGAGACAAACAGGTCAGTTCCACAGCTGTACTAACCACATGCAACGTGCAATGGCACTTCACGGTTACTCTGTGAAGAAAATCGGTGACTACTCAACAGGTGCTGGTCAAACGATCATGCCTTACGTGCTAGGTTCGACAGAAGTTTACGCACAAGGTACATCTTGGGAACTTATCCTAGAAAACAGTGACAACATTGTTCTTTGGGGTAACGATCCAGTTAAAAACCTGCAAGTAGGTTGGACATGTGAGACTCACGAGTCATTTGCATACCTAGAACAGCTGAAAGAGAAAGTTGCTAAGAAAGAGATCAACGTTGTTTCTGTTGACCCTGTTCAAAACAAAACAGGCCGTTACCTAGAAAACGAGCAGATGTACATCAATCCACAAACTGATGTGGCGTTCATGCTTGGTGTTGCTCACGTTCTTTACAACGAAGGCCTATACGACAAGAAGTTCATCGAAACTTACTGTCTAGGTTTTGAAGACTTCATCAAGTACGTTCAAGGTGAAACGAAAGATAAAGTTGAGAAGACACCAGAGTGGGCTTCGGCTATCTGTGGCGCAAGCGCGGACTCTATCCGTGAATTCGCTAAGATGCTGGTTAATGGTCGTACGCAGATTCTTGTCGGTTGGAGTATCCAACGTCAACAACACGGTGAGCAGCCTTACTGGATGTGTGCCGTTATCGCAGCAATGGTTGGTCAAATCGGTTTACCTGGCGGTGGTATCTCTTACGGTCACCATTACTCTGGTATCGGTGTTTCTTCAACTGGCTTCGCTGCTCCGGGTTCATTCCCGTTGAACATCGACCAAGGTCAATCGCCTAAGCACACTAACACTGATTACAACGGTTACAGCCGTGTAATCCCTGTTGCTCGTTGGGTAGATAGCTTGCTAGAGCCAGGTAAGAAGATCAAAGCGAACGGTTCAACGGTTACACTACCGGATATCAAGATGATGGTATTCAGTGGTAATAACCCGTGGCACCACCACCAAGATCGCAACAAGATGCGTAAAGCATTCAAGAGCCTACAAACTGTAGTGGCTGTTGATTTCGCTTGGACTGCAACTTGTCGTCACTCTGATATCGTGCTTCCTGCATGTACTCAGTGGGAACGTAACGATATTGATGGTTACGGCGCGTACTCTGGTCGTGGTTTGATCGCGATGCACAAACTAGTCGATCCTCTGTTCCAGTCTAAAACTGACTTCGAGATTATGTCTAGCCTAACTAAGCGTTGGGGGCGTTACGACGATTACACGCGTGGTATGGACGAAATGCAGTGGGTTAAATCTCTGTATGACGAATGTCGTGCATCAAACGAAGGCAGCTTCGAAATGCCTGAGTTTGCTGAGTTCTGGGAGAAAGGTTTCCTAGACTTCGGTAAAGGTAAGCCATGGACTCGTCACGCTTCATTCCGTGAAGATCCAGAGATCAACGCACTAGGTACGCCTTCTGGTTTCATCGAAATCACAAGCCGTACTGTTGGCAACATGGGTTACGAGCACTGTCAAGAACACCCTATGTGGTTTGAGAAATCTGAACGTTCACACGGTGGTCCAGGCTCTGACAAACATCCGTACTGGCTACAATCTTGTCACCCAGACAAGCGTCTTCACTCTCAGATGTGTGAATCTGAAGAGTGGCGTGCGACTTACGCGGTACAAGGCCGTGAGCCAATCTACATCAACCCAATCGATGCTAAGAAGAAAGGCATCAAAGATGGCGACGTAGTACGTGTGTTCAATGACCGTGGTCAACTACTAGCAGGTGCTGTTCTAATGGATAGCTACGCACCTGGTGTTGTTCGTATCGAAGAAGGCGCTTGGTACGGCCCGATCAACGAGAAAGTGGGGGCGCTAGATACATACGGCGATCCAAACACACTAACTCAAGACATCGGTACGTCTGAACTTGCTCAAGCAACGTCAGCAAACACATGTTTGGTTAACTTCGAGAAGTTCCAAGGCAAACTGCCTCCAGTAACTTCATTCGGTGGTCCAATCGAAGTTTCTTAA
- a CDS encoding oligopeptide/dipeptide ABC transporter ATP-binding protein encodes MPLLDIRHLTIEIETPQGMVKAVDRMSITLNEGEIRGLVGESGSGKSLVAKAIVGVCKENWKVSADRMRLGNIDLLQLTPKERRRVIARDIAMIFQEPSTCLDPSEKVGRQLIEAIPSRSFEGRWWQRFKWRKKQAIALLHKVGIKNHSHLMDSYSYELTDGECQKVMIAMAIAAKPKVLIADEPTNDLDPITQSQILRLLSRMNQLHNTTILLIGHDLTTITQWATRITVMYCGQSVESADTTKLLDVPKHPYTVALLKAMPDFNDWIPHKEKLQSLPGSIPPLQHLPIGCRLGPRCPYAQRQCVEIPYTKRIKTHKFNCHFPLNMEKKKKS; translated from the coding sequence ATGCCATTACTTGATATTCGACATCTAACCATCGAGATTGAGACCCCTCAAGGGATGGTTAAAGCAGTAGATCGAATGAGTATTACCCTCAATGAGGGAGAAATTCGTGGCTTAGTAGGTGAATCAGGTTCTGGTAAGAGCTTGGTTGCAAAAGCGATCGTTGGTGTTTGCAAAGAAAACTGGAAAGTGTCTGCCGACCGAATGCGCCTTGGCAATATCGACCTGCTACAACTGACGCCCAAAGAACGACGCCGTGTGATCGCTCGCGATATCGCGATGATCTTCCAAGAACCATCGACATGTCTTGACCCTTCCGAAAAAGTGGGACGCCAGCTAATAGAGGCGATTCCTTCGCGTTCATTTGAAGGTCGATGGTGGCAACGGTTTAAGTGGCGAAAAAAGCAAGCAATAGCGTTACTGCATAAAGTGGGGATCAAAAATCACTCTCACCTAATGGACAGCTATTCTTATGAGTTGACCGATGGTGAGTGTCAAAAAGTCATGATCGCCATGGCGATCGCTGCCAAGCCAAAAGTGCTAATTGCCGATGAGCCAACCAACGATTTAGACCCGATTACGCAGTCTCAAATATTGCGCTTATTGAGCCGAATGAATCAACTTCATAACACGACAATTCTCCTTATTGGGCACGATTTAACGACCATCACTCAGTGGGCGACACGAATAACCGTGATGTACTGCGGTCAGTCCGTTGAGTCTGCAGATACGACAAAACTGTTGGATGTACCAAAGCATCCTTACACCGTTGCACTGCTAAAAGCGATGCCCGATTTTAACGACTGGATTCCCCATAAAGAAAAACTGCAATCTTTACCCGGGTCAATTCCGCCGCTGCAGCACCTTCCGATTGGTTGTCGACTTGGACCACGTTGTCCATACGCGCAAAGACAGTGTGTCGAGATCCCGTATACTAAACGTATAAAGACCCACAAATTTAACTGTCATTTCCCTCTAAATATGGAGAAGAAAAAGAAATCATGA
- a CDS encoding manganese-dependent inorganic pyrophosphatase, with protein MILVVGHKNPDSDSICSALVATELLKARGEEATPIRQGEINRETQHILEVAGAEKPELRTSVAGEKIWLVDYSDLAQAPDDVADAEIVGIVDHHRLGDVMTVNPMEAWIWPVGCTNTVLFNMFKIEGHAISQQIAKLMMSAILSDTVGFASPTCTQKDKDAVAELAEIAGVTDVDAFIKALLIAKTNIEGLSAAQLVEKDLKGYPFNGRDVVVGQVELATLEQVDGMIEALEADLEARCEKDGLAFAAVMLTDITTAQTRLLYKGEWADKLVKFEKDGVLMMENTLSRKKQGWPWLQGELV; from the coding sequence ATGATTTTAGTTGTTGGTCACAAAAACCCTGATAGTGACAGTATTTGTAGTGCGTTAGTTGCAACTGAGCTTCTTAAAGCTCGTGGCGAGGAAGCGACACCAATTCGCCAAGGCGAGATCAACCGCGAAACTCAACACATTCTAGAAGTCGCTGGTGCTGAAAAGCCAGAACTTCGTACTTCTGTTGCTGGTGAGAAAATCTGGCTAGTAGACTACTCAGATCTTGCACAAGCACCAGACGATGTAGCTGATGCTGAGATCGTAGGTATTGTCGATCACCACCGTCTAGGTGACGTGATGACAGTTAACCCTATGGAAGCTTGGATCTGGCCTGTTGGCTGTACAAATACAGTACTTTTCAACATGTTTAAGATTGAAGGTCACGCTATCTCTCAACAAATCGCTAAACTGATGATGTCTGCAATTCTTTCAGACACAGTTGGTTTTGCTTCTCCAACATGTACTCAAAAAGACAAAGACGCGGTTGCTGAGCTTGCTGAAATCGCTGGCGTAACAGACGTTGATGCATTTATCAAAGCGCTTCTAATTGCTAAGACAAACATCGAAGGCCTATCTGCTGCACAGTTAGTAGAAAAAGACCTTAAAGGCTACCCATTCAACGGTCGTGATGTTGTTGTTGGTCAAGTTGAGCTTGCGACTCTTGAGCAAGTAGACGGCATGATCGAAGCTCTAGAAGCTGATCTTGAAGCGCGTTGTGAGAAAGATGGTCTAGCGTTCGCGGCAGTAATGCTAACTGACATCACTACTGCGCAAACTCGTCTTCTTTACAAAGGTGAGTGGGCTGATAAGCTGGTTAAATTCGAGAAAGACGGTGTATTGATGATGGAAAATACATTGAGCCGTAAGAAGCAAGGTTGGCCTTGGCTTCAAGGCGAGCTTGTTTAA